A window of the Cannabis sativa cultivar Pink pepper isolate KNU-18-1 chromosome X, ASM2916894v1, whole genome shotgun sequence genome harbors these coding sequences:
- the LOC115697118 gene encoding uncharacterized protein LOC115697118 isoform X2, with amino-acid sequence MAIAFAVAVGRPTSSMLMTRCRAKWVSTPSALSYSSSSSSSPPPPRKLVLYSKPGCCLCDGLKEKLQAAFLLSGPDSLNDIDLQIRDITSNPEWEKAYQYEIPVLAKLLPDGTEVTLPRLSPRLGVELVHKKIAAAWKE; translated from the exons ATGGCGATTGCATTTGCGGTGGCTGTGGGAAGGCCCACCTCTTCTATGCTCATGACAAGATGTAGAGCTAAGTGGGTCTCTACTCCTTCGGCTCTTTCGTAttcctcttcctcttcttcttctcctccccCTCCTCGAAAGCTCGTCCTTTACTCAAAGCCCGGGTGCTGTTTGTGCGACGGTCTCAAAGAAAAACTTCAGGCTGCCTTCTTATTGTCTGGTCCAGATTCTCTCAACGACATCGATTTGCAG ATAAGGGATATTACCAGTAATCCTGAGTGGGAGAAAGCTTACCAGTATGAGATACCCGTGTTAGCTAAACTTCTCCCTGATGGAACGGAG GTAACTTTACCTAGATTGTCTCCTCGGCTTGGAGTGGAGCTTGTACACAAGAAAATAGCTGCAGCGTGGAAAGAATAG
- the LOC115697118 gene encoding uncharacterized protein LOC115697118 isoform X1, with protein MAIAFAVAVGRPTSSMLMTRCRAKWVSTPSALSYSSSSSSSPPPPRKLVLYSKPGCCLCDGLKEKLQAAFLLSGPDSLNDIDLQIRDITSNPEWEKAYQYEIPVLAKLLPDGTEGRSCGKIAQRQDDEKLLIIGFCINLTLKMLCFMEILRKKCIC; from the exons ATGGCGATTGCATTTGCGGTGGCTGTGGGAAGGCCCACCTCTTCTATGCTCATGACAAGATGTAGAGCTAAGTGGGTCTCTACTCCTTCGGCTCTTTCGTAttcctcttcctcttcttcttctcctccccCTCCTCGAAAGCTCGTCCTTTACTCAAAGCCCGGGTGCTGTTTGTGCGACGGTCTCAAAGAAAAACTTCAGGCTGCCTTCTTATTGTCTGGTCCAGATTCTCTCAACGACATCGATTTGCAG ATAAGGGATATTACCAGTAATCCTGAGTGGGAGAAAGCTTACCAGTATGAGATACCCGTGTTAGCTAAACTTCTCCCTGATGGAACGGAG GGGAGGTCCTGCGGAAAAATAGCTCAACGCCAGGATGATGAAAAG CTACTCATCATTGGTTTTTGCATCAACTTGACATTAAAAATGCTTTGcttcatggagatcttgaggaagaagtgtatatgttga
- the LOC115697118 gene encoding uncharacterized protein LOC115697118 isoform X3, translating to MAIAFAVAVGRPTSSMLMTRCRAKWVSTPSALSYSSSSSSSPPPPRKLVLYSKPGCCLCDGLKEKLQAAFLLSGPDSLNDIDLQIRDITSNPEWEKAYQYEIPVLAKLLPDGTEISC from the exons ATGGCGATTGCATTTGCGGTGGCTGTGGGAAGGCCCACCTCTTCTATGCTCATGACAAGATGTAGAGCTAAGTGGGTCTCTACTCCTTCGGCTCTTTCGTAttcctcttcctcttcttcttctcctccccCTCCTCGAAAGCTCGTCCTTTACTCAAAGCCCGGGTGCTGTTTGTGCGACGGTCTCAAAGAAAAACTTCAGGCTGCCTTCTTATTGTCTGGTCCAGATTCTCTCAACGACATCGATTTGCAG ATAAGGGATATTACCAGTAATCCTGAGTGGGAGAAAGCTTACCAGTATGAGATACCCGTGTTAGCTAAACTTCTCCCTGATGGAACGGAG ATCAGCTGTTAG